The following proteins come from a genomic window of Nothobranchius furzeri strain GRZ-AD chromosome 1, NfurGRZ-RIMD1, whole genome shotgun sequence:
- the LOC139070025 gene encoding uncharacterized protein has translation MRIRDSDHSRSPNSSQLTSSRPPPVSPRGAMLRQILLNSTDTPDFDLLLMTQSTTHAPASLNASNSGSVSVAALLRPTTGRGGGGLREGELNKPDLVTYIVMCLLLFLLVLLIVFFINCQLRNSFFASMPYDRSLREARTSYK, from the exons ATGCGGATCCGGGATTCTGATCATTCCAGATCACCTAACTCTTCTCAGCTCACATCAAG CCGACCGCCGCCGGTCAGCCCGCGGGGCGCCATGCTGAGGCAGATCCTCCTCAACTCCACCGACACCCCGGACTTCGACCTGCTGCTCATGACCCAGTCCACCACGCACGCCCCCGCCTCTCTGAACGCGTCCAACAGCGGCTCTGTGAGCGTGGCCGCGCTTTTGAGACCTACCACGGGGAGGGGGGGCGGAGGGCTCCGGGAAGGCGAGCTTAACAAACCGGATCTCGTCACCTACATCGTCATGTGCCTACTGCTGTTTCTGCTGGTGCTGCTGATTGTGTTCTTCATCAACTGCCAGCTCCGGAACTCGTTTTTCGCCTCCATGCCATATGACAGGTCACTGAGGGAGGCCCGGACCTCCTACAAGTAA